Within Planococcus citri chromosome 2, ihPlaCitr1.1, whole genome shotgun sequence, the genomic segment tgaaaaaacgtCTAATCAtccaaattttgttaagaaaatgATATATTGCACTACTCAGATAGCAAAAATTTGagttcatttcgaaaaattaagtaaaaattcaaagtttgttctgtaaaaaaatttctcgttttgaatgttttcaaaacgCCATTTTGGCATTTTCCATGCTTCCAtccatcaagaaaaaaaatgaaatggtgTGTTTTatagttgttttattttattatagttttttttgtttgtaaatcaccattaataaattcaataaattcgtcatcatttttaaaaaaatctttcaattttaatttttcatgtcaaattcaaatcaaattgtGGATTCCAACGCTACCGAGACTGAGCCATGGgagtattttatattattttgaatggTAACATTGAatcttgaatcaaaaaaattttgtaaacaaatttttttctaatcaaaatgATCGCTGATTAATGATTTTAGTGAATGTAGAATGCCGAATTGCTGATCAGTCATTgatgaaaatcaataatttgtGATCAGTTACGTGGTTCATTTACTATTCACTAGTTACGCATGACGAGCTGATTGAGCCAAAATCGCTGCTACGAAAACTACGACGTGAGTGGTAAGTAAATTCATGAATCAAAATTGCATCATTACAATGTTCCCttcaaaatttccgatttttgaaCGTTGACCATATTTCAGATTCGATGAAGTGAACGTTTAGCAATGAACTCCCAGCCACCGCTGTCTTTTCAGGATGCAGTAGCATCGGCTATATCCGAAGGATCAGAtacagaaaatttaaatttaaccGATAATTACGCGTATGAAGGGCCTCCTCTcaaagctatgaaaatcaaacGATATCAACTACATCCCAAAACATATTCTCCTAAATGGGAGCAAGATCCAAATTATAAAGGATGGGTACAACGAAGTAAAAAGGGAGACGGATTTTACTATTGTCTCGCTTGCAACCAGGATTACACTTGTGGAAAATCGGAATTGGATAAACATGCTTCCTCTAGAAAACATTGCATAAATATGATGAGTTTACCTCATCTTAATAGAAAAAGTGATAATAGTAATCAGTACAATAAAACTGAACCGTCGGACAGCGTCGAAGATCCTATTATAATGGATCCACATGAATTCGGAGCGTCTTCGACGTCGGAAAATTCTCAAGTAACcatatagaattttttcattttgactgaATTAActtggtttt encodes:
- the LOC135836499 gene encoding uncharacterized protein LOC135836499, which encodes MNSQPPLSFQDAVASAISEGSDTENLNLTDNYAYEGPPLKAMKIKRYQLHPKTYSPKWEQDPNYKGWVQRSKKGDGFYYCLACNQDYTCGKSELDKHASSRKHCINMMSLPHLNRKSDNSNQYNKTEPSDSVEDPIIMDPHEFGASSTSENSQGSSLESKEEAFGKYIISELKRIKKKKTYEIVKWEILQALQKAMLQEAETEEFED